In Streptomyces sp. NBC_01707, a genomic segment contains:
- a CDS encoding DUF979 domain-containing protein, with translation MIKSEYFFWLVGAVFLVMATQMVMDRSNPKRFGSAGFWGLLGAAFFYSTGVVDKSLPAEPLGVAVLILIVLGGCGLTGKGTSHTPSREKRAASAARFGNKLFLPALTIPVVAMICATLVKNWKIGGEPVLEPGYETILGLGVGAIAALVVGMVLLRERKISVPLHSGRNMLESMGWALILPQLLAVLGSIFQSAGVGEQVGRITEAVLPDGQKFVAVAVYCCGMALFTVVMGNAFAAFPVMTAAIGWPVLIEQMNGNAPAILAIGMLCGFCGTLVTPMAANFNLVPAALLELKDQYGPIKAQLPTAAALLVCNVAIMALFAF, from the coding sequence GTGATCAAGTCCGAGTACTTCTTCTGGCTGGTCGGCGCGGTGTTCCTCGTCATGGCCACGCAGATGGTCATGGACCGCAGCAACCCCAAGCGCTTCGGATCGGCCGGGTTCTGGGGTCTGCTGGGCGCGGCGTTCTTCTACTCCACCGGAGTCGTCGACAAGTCCCTCCCCGCCGAACCGCTGGGTGTCGCCGTCCTGATCCTGATCGTCCTGGGCGGCTGCGGTCTCACCGGCAAGGGCACATCGCACACTCCTTCCCGCGAGAAGCGCGCGGCCTCGGCCGCCCGTTTCGGCAACAAGCTGTTCCTTCCGGCTCTCACCATCCCCGTCGTCGCGATGATCTGCGCGACGCTCGTGAAGAACTGGAAGATCGGTGGCGAACCGGTCCTGGAACCGGGGTACGAGACCATCCTGGGCCTCGGCGTCGGTGCCATCGCCGCGCTGGTCGTGGGCATGGTGCTGTTGCGCGAGCGGAAGATCTCCGTACCGCTGCACTCCGGTCGCAACATGCTGGAATCGATGGGCTGGGCGCTGATCCTGCCTCAGCTGCTCGCAGTCCTCGGCTCGATCTTCCAGTCCGCCGGTGTCGGCGAGCAGGTCGGAAGGATCACCGAGGCGGTGCTGCCGGACGGCCAGAAGTTCGTGGCCGTGGCCGTCTACTGCTGCGGCATGGCGCTGTTCACCGTCGTCATGGGCAATGCCTTCGCCGCGTTCCCGGTGATGACCGCCGCGATCGGCTGGCCCGTCCTCATCGAGCAGATGAACGGCAACGCGCCCGCGATCCTCGCGATCGGCATGCTCTGCGGCTTCTGCGGCACCCTCGTCACCCCGATGGCCGCCAACTTCAACCTGGTTCCCGCCGCTCTGCTCGAACTCAAGGACCAGTACGGCCCGATCAAGGCCCAGCTCCCCACGGCAGCCGCCCTGCTGGTCTGCAACGTCGCGATCATGGCCCTCTTCGCCTTCTGA